The DNA sequence ATCTATAATGCATCTTTAGGTTAGTCATATTGATTTTGGAGTTGAGCTATGTTAGAAAATACAAATTGTCCAATTTATAGTCTGCATGGCAGTATAGTTGCTGGGGTGTTTTGGTGAGATGATCTATAGTACTGCCTGACTTTCTTTTAGTCGACGTGACTGTATTATCCTGTATATGAAACTTGGCGCATAAAtgtatgataaaaataatattgcTAGATATATTTAAAGAAAGTCAATCAAGAATGAAATACAGACTGATAATTTACGATGAAATATAGTTTGTACATGGTTGGTATCAGGGACAGATGTATAGGGGGGCAAGTGGAGGCCTGGGCCCCCcagctttaaaaaaaaaaaggtaatagaAAGCTTAACCCAACGTCCCaacccaaataaaatataatagcttttaaaatttttcaaatccctaaaattaattttgtttgttcACGTTTCCTATTCTATTTCCTAATTATCCTGTGCTATTTCCTCGCAAGTCACGCCGCACTCACCAAATCACTATCTCAGTGCCACTGCCATTCGCCCATTCCCAAGGTAAGTATCTAGTGTATAgtgttatttttatatttcaatcatatataatatatttatatcaaACACAAggtattcattttaattttgagatttattttctctttttattttattttattttttaataaaattgaataattgatagtaatttagtaaaaaaattattattattgatatttaattaataaaaaatacttagattttgtttatttatgtaagtatataattttttgagttttttttttcaggtAAAAAGAAATTAGAACATTTTATGATGAAAAAGCAAAGTAAAATTGAAGCAATTTTTAAGAGAAAAGCTACTGATAATGTTGGAGTTCAAACAAGTCAACCCTCAAATCTTATTTCACAAGAAGTTCAAGTAAGTGAGCTCTCTAATCTTACTCAAAATACACATCAACATGAAACCAAAGTACCAAGATTAGAAAGAGATGTTGATATCTCTTTACTAGAAAGGGATCCAGGAAAGCGACGTCCAATTTGGCAGTATAATGTCAATGAACGTGATAAGATTCGTAGAGTATACATAATAGCTGGGCCATACCAACCAACAAATATTAGCTATCCAGCTTCTGGTAATAACAATCATCGTCGATATTTTCAATCTTCTTGGTTTAAGAAATTTTCAAGTTGGTTAGAATATTCACCAGAAAAAGATGCTGCTTATTGTTTGCCTTGCTACTTgtttggtaaacattatggtgctCGCAATGATGGAAAAAATGCATTTTCAGAGTTAGGATTTAGTaattggaagaaagtaaacaATGGGTAAATTGTGCATTTGTATGTCACGAGGGTTCTATTCCTAATTCTCCCCATAATTTATGTGTGAAATCTTGTGATGATTTAATGGCTCAATCTAAGCATATAGACAAAGTTCTTGATAGGCATAGTGATGAAACTATTGCAAATAACCGTTTAAGGTTGAAGACATCTATTAATGTTATTCGATGGCTTGCATTTCAAGCATGTTCATTTAGAGGCGATGATGAAAGTCCTGGATCTTTGAATAGGGaaaattttattgagttaattaagCTTTTAGCTTCCTGTAATCAGAATGTTAATAATGTTCTTGAAAATGCTCCTGGGAATGCTCAATATATATCTCCCGGTGTTCAGAAAGATATATTGCATATCTTTGCTAGAAAAGTGCGTGCAATAATTCGAGAAGAAATTGGTGattctaaattttgtataattattgatGAAGCAAGAGATGAGTCAAAGCGAGAACAAATGTCTGTGGTTTTGAGATTTGTAGACAAGCACGGTTGTGTTCAAGAAAGATTTTTTGATCTTATACATGTTTCTGATACATGTTCTTTGACATTGAAAACAGAAATTTCATCAGTTCTTTCTCGTCATAATCTTGATGTCCAAAATCTTAGGGGACAAGGGTACGATGGAGCTAGTAATATGCGTGGTGAatggaatggattgcaagctctaTTTCTGAAAGATTGTCCTTTTGCTTATTACATTCATTGTCTTGCTCATCGATTACAATTAGCACTTGTTTCTGCAGCCAAAGAAGTTTGTTATGTTcatcaattcttttcaaaacttacactAATTGTGAATGTTGTGATTGTTTCTCCTAAACGTCATGATCAGTTAAGGGTTGCTCAAGCAAATAATGTTGCAAACTTAATTGCCAATGATCAAATTGTGACAGCTAGTGGACTTAATCAAATTGGTACTTTGCAAAGAGCTGGAGATACTAGATGGGGGTCTCATTTGAATTCTGTACGTAGCTTGTTATGCATGTTTGATGCTACTTGTGAAGTTCTTGAAAAAAGCACCGAAGAAGGTAATTTCTCCACTCGTGGTGATGCTAGTGCTGCTTATGATGCTATCACATCCTTTGAATTTGTCTTTGTTTTGCATTTGATGAGAAATATTTTGGAAGTTAGTCATGATCTTTGTCAAGCTTTGCAACGAAAAAATCAAGACATATTGAATGCTTTAACTCTGGTTTCTACTACCAAGACTTTAATACAAAGAATGAGAGAATCAAGTTGGGAGGCTTTCATAAAAGAAGTTATACTATTTTGTGAGAAACATGAAGTTGAAGTTCCTGATATGAATGCATTGCATATTCCTAGAAGAGGTCGAACTCGCAAAATTGTTGATCAAATTTCAGTGGAGCATCATTACCGTGTTAATTTATTTCTAGCTGTAATTGATACACAGTTACAAGAGCTTAATGGAAGATTCAACGATAATATGGTGGAATTGCTTACTTTAAGTTCAACTTTAGATCCCAGAGATAATTATAAGTTCTTCAGTGTCAACAAAGTATGTGAATTAGTAGAACGGTTTTATCCAGGTTACTTCAATGACCAAGAGAAATTTTACATTAGAATGCAAGCtcaacattatgaacttgatgttCCTAATCATGCTGAATTAACTAACTTGTGCACAATTTCAGAGTTATGTCAAGGATTAACGAAGACAGGAAAGTCTTTAACATATCCTTTGATTGATCGTTTGATTCGCTTGGTATTAACTCTCCCTATTTCAACTGctacaactgagagatctttttcagctatgaatattgtgaagaatagactcagaaacaaaatggaagatgaattgcttgctaattgtcttttgatttacattgagaagaagattgctgaaaaatttgacacatattctattatcgatgaattttatgatatgaagaatcgacgtgtaccacttcgttagtaaaaagtacacatttttttatactttaaatatatattctctatctgtatatttttataatacatcttacattataatttatttgtatatattttttatattatatatattattggccCCCCATAACAacatttctggatccgtccctggTTGGTATATGAAATAGTAAGATGCATAAGAGTAAAGCGGTTCAATTGTATAAATTGATGTATGCCTTATAAGAGGCCATATTGTAtgggaaaaataaaagaattatgtaAGTAGGTTACGTCATGCTTATGGATTGTTTCACTGTAGTAAAGGACTTGTCAATTTGATATGTTGATGTTATTTTTCTCTTAATTGCCTTTCAAgttaattttggattttttttctttttgta is a window from the Arachis hypogaea cultivar Tifrunner chromosome 17, arahy.Tifrunner.gnm2.J5K5, whole genome shotgun sequence genome containing:
- the LOC112762751 gene encoding uncharacterized protein; this encodes MAQSKHIDKVLDRHSDETIANNRLRLKTSINVIRWLAFQACSFRGDDESPGSLNRENFIELIKLLASCNQNVNNVLENAPGNAQYISPGVQKDILHIFARKVRAIIREEIGDSKFCIIIDEARDESKREQMSVVLRFVDKHGCVQERFFDLIHVSDTCSLTLKTEISSVLSRHNLDVQNLRGQGYDGASNMRGEWNGLQALFLKDCPFAYYIHCLAHRLQLALVSAAKEVCYVHQFFSKLTLIVNVVIVSPKRHDQLRVAQANNVANLIANDQIVTASGLNQIGTLQRAGDTRWGSHLNSVRSLLCMFDATCEVLEKSTEEGNFSTRGDASAAYDAITSFEFVFVLHLMRNILEVSHDLCQALQRKNQDILNALTLVSTTKTLIQRMRESSWEAFIKEVILFCEKHEVEVPDMNALHIPRRGRTRKIVDQISVEHHYRVNLFLAVIDTQLQELNGRFNDNMVELLTLSSTLDPRDNYKFFSVNKVCELVERFYPGYFNDQEKFYIRMQAQHYELDVPNHAELTNLCTISELCQGLTKTGKSLTYPLIDRLIRLDSVIPKHKPCSFFYERCRHNQEPNPSRQRYYLIFSLAHVLSPEVAPRDVEVHTGERPEAHSQRVAPSGGTASSPPAQPACGLFDVFIVQDKGVNSVSPLIRPSPCGSS